AAGGGGGCCGTGGCACGTATTGGCACTCTGGCGGCAGGGTCGTTGATGAACCTGCTGCTGGCCGTAGTCGCCTTTGTGGGTGTGTCGCTGGCCGGCGAGCAGGTGGCGGTGGGCCGGGTGATCGTCACCGGCGTGGCGAACGCATCGCCCGGCGCCGTGGCTGGAATGCAGACCAACGACATCATCGTGTCCATCGGCGGTCAGCCCGTGCGCAGCACGGTGGAATTGGTCGAGCTGACTCGCCAGTATCTGGGTACAGAGGTGGAGCTGGGACTGGAGCGGGATGGCCAGTCTTTCACGGTGCGCCTGGTCCCGCGGGTCCAGCCGCCGGCCGGTGAGGGAGCCATCGGCATTGGCATCGCCATGGCCGAAGGCTGGCAGGTGGAGACCATCCATCATCCGGTACTGGAATCCGTCTGGCTGGGGCTCAAGGAGACATGGACGGTTCTGGCCATGACCGCCGGGGCCTTTGTGCAGCTCTTGCGTGGCGCGGTGTCACCCAGCGAGCTGACCGGCCCGGTGGGGTTGTTCCAGATGAGCGGGGTGGTGGCTCGTTCCGGCTGGGTTAATCTGCTGCGCTTTGTGGGCTTTATCAGTGTCAACCTGTTCTTGCTCAATCTGCTGCCGATTCCGGCCCTGGATGGAGGCCGCATTGCCTTCATCCTGCTGGAAAAGCTGCGCGGCGGCAAGCGCCTGGCCCCGCAGAAAGAGGGCCTGGTGCACTTGATTGGCCTGCTGGTACTGATCGGACTGATGCTGCTCGTCTCCTACTATGATGTGCTGCGCATCTTTCACGGTCAGAACCCGCTGCCGTAGGGTTTCCAGAGATGCGTTGCAAGTCCTGCGGTGCACAAGTCAAGCCAGGATTGGGTGTGTGCTCTGAGTGCGGCGCTACCCTGGGGCACGTCCACGTGCTGGGCCACCGGGTGCGCTGCCGCTGCTGCCAGAAGCGGGTGCCTTCCGGGGTCAAGATCTGTCCCTATTGTGGCGCTCCGCTTCGCTCCACCCTGCGCAATGTCATTCGTTTCCTGGTGGTGCTGCTGATCCTGGAGGTTCTGGTCTATGTGGGCAAGTACTATGTGCCCTGGACCTCGCTGCGAGCGCTGTTGGGATTGGTACGCAAGCCAGAGGTGACTTTCCTCGCAACGCCGACCTTCACCAGCACGCGCACGGCCACCATCACTGTGACCAGCACGCCGACGCCCACCAGAACACCGACTGTCACGCCAGAACCGCCTACCGACACGCCAGTTCCGCCCACGGTCACCAACACCAGGCGGCCGGCGCCGACAGCTACCCCCAAACCCAAGTTCCCGGCGCCCCGGTTGAGGTCGCCTGACGATGGAACAGAGTTCCGGGGCAGCGATGCTCAGATTGCACTGCAGTGGGAACCGGTCGGTGCGCTGGCCGAGGATGAGTGGTACGCGGTGTCCGTCACTTTTACGGCGGGTGGCGTCATCCAGTACGACGGCATCTGGACGAAGGACAGCTCGTGGCTCCTGCCCGCGGGGCTGTACATGAGGGCTGGTGAAAGCGAACGAGGCTTTAACTGGCAGGTGACAGTCATGAAGCAGACCGGTGCAAAGGCAGATGGCGGCCGCGAAGGCACGGTGGTGAGCCCGGCCAGCACGCGACGCACCTTTTTCTGGTACTAGAGGAGAGAAGTATGACCCTCGACAACGAATGTATGACCTTCTCTGAGGTGATGGCGCAGCTCAAAGCGGGAGCTGTGTCGCTCTCGAGCCCGATGCTGTACGCCCTGACCGCACCGGCGAGCAAGGACGTGAAACAGTTTGCTGTGGAGTGGCCTGGCCTGCCGGTCGAGCAGCGACTCAAGATCATCAGCATCCTGGCCGAACAGGCCGAGGCCAACTATGAGCTGGATTTCAACGCCCTCTTCAGGGTGGCTATGGTCGATCCGGACGGCCAGGTGCGCACCGTGGCCATTGAAGGGCTGTGGGAAGACGAGGAACCGGCCCTGGTGCGCCCTCTAGTGCAGGTGCTCAAGAACGACCCGGTACTGTCTGCTCGAGCCGCGGCAGCCGCGTCGCTCGGACGGTTCGTGCTCCTGCTCGACCTGGAGGAGCTGGACGAGCGCTACTCCGAGCTCGTCCACAGAGCCCTGGCGGAGGCGGCGGATGATCCAAAGGAAGATCTGGAGGTGCGGCGGAGGGCGGTGGAGTCAATCGCCTACTGGGACGACCCGTCTGTAGCCGACATTATCGGCGAGGCCTACCAGTCCGCCGATGAGCCGATGCGCCTCAGTGCCATCTTTGCCATGGGACGTAGCGCCGATCCCTCGTGGGCCGACACGATCTGTGCCGAGCTGGCCAGCCGGAATCCGGCGATGCGCTATGAAGCGGCACGCGCTGCGGGAGAGCTGGCGCTCAAGGCGGCGCTGCCGGAACTGATCAAGCTGACGGCAGACCGCGACCGAGAGGTTCAGCTCGCAGCAGTCGCTGCACTCGGCCAGGTCGGTGGACAGCGGGCCAGGCAGGTTCTGGAGCGCTGCCTCCGCAGCACCGACGAAGCGCTGAACCTGGCTGCAGAAGACGCACTGGCCGAGCTGGCCCTCGGACGCCAGCCGCTCGACCTGATGGTCGTCGACGGCGACGCGGACCTGGATGACGAGCAGCAGGAGCCAGACGACGAGGACGATGGGGACGACTAGACCAGCCCTGCAGCCCTCGAGAGCTTTTGCAATTTGACGGCCCGTTCTGTATAATCCATACAAATAGACCTTGATTCTCCGACCCAGTTCTGCTGATGGCCAGATTGGCCGATGAAGGCTGGGCGATAGGGTGCGGTTGGAAACGGCCGCACCTCCCATCATTGGAAAGGAGAATCGCCGCGGGAACAGTGATGACGCCGGCGCCTCCTTCCAAGTGAGGGCCGGCGTTTCTATTTCTCTGAGTGGAAGGCTGAGCCAGCAATATGGCCCACTATGATGCTCACAGCCGTGCAATCAATTACTTGCGCGTGTCGGTCACCGACCGCTGCAACCTGCGCTGCGAATACTGCATGCCTCCCGAAGGCATCCCCTGGATTCCCCACGACACAGTGCTGCGCTTTGAGGAGATCGCGCTCATTGTGCGGGCAGCGGCCGAGCTCGGCATCAGCCGGGTGCGGCTCACGGGAGGTGAACCGCTGGTGCGCCTGGGTGTCTGCAGTTTGGTGCGCATGCTGGCCGAGATACCTGGCGTGCAGGACCTGTCTATGACTAGCAATGGCACCTTGCTGGCCCGCTATGCCGGCGAACTGGCGGCGGCGGGCCTCGACCGGGTCAATATCAGCCTCGACACCCTGCAGCCAGAGCGCTTTGCCGCGATGACCCGCGGCGGGCGAGTTGAGGATGTGCTGGCTGGCATTGAAGCAGCACACCAGGCCGGTTTGGAGCCGGTCAAGGTCAACAGCGTCGTCATTCGTGGCGAGAACGATGACGACATCGTCGACCTGGCACGCAAGACGCTGCTGTCGGGATGGCACGTGCGCTACATCGAATGGATGCCTGTTGGCGAGACGGCACCGGAGGATGAGGCCTGGCGTCACAAGGTGGTGACCGCCGAAGAGATGAAGCAGCGCATCTCGGC
The nucleotide sequence above comes from Chloroflexi bacterium ADurb.Bin180. Encoded proteins:
- a CDS encoding Double zinc ribbon, which gives rise to MRCKSCGAQVKPGLGVCSECGATLGHVHVLGHRVRCRCCQKRVPSGVKICPYCGAPLRSTLRNVIRFLVVLLILEVLVYVGKYYVPWTSLRALLGLVRKPEVTFLATPTFTSTRTATITVTSTPTPTRTPTVTPEPPTDTPVPPTVTNTRRPAPTATPKPKFPAPRLRSPDDGTEFRGSDAQIALQWEPVGALAEDEWYAVSVTFTAGGVIQYDGIWTKDSSWLLPAGLYMRAGESERGFNWQVTVMKQTGAKADGGREGTVVSPASTRRTFFWY
- a CDS encoding putative lyase, whose translation is MTLDNECMTFSEVMAQLKAGAVSLSSPMLYALTAPASKDVKQFAVEWPGLPVEQRLKIISILAEQAEANYELDFNALFRVAMVDPDGQVRTVAIEGLWEDEEPALVRPLVQVLKNDPVLSARAAAAASLGRFVLLLDLEELDERYSELVHRALAEAADDPKEDLEVRRRAVESIAYWDDPSVADIIGEAYQSADEPMRLSAIFAMGRSADPSWADTICAELASRNPAMRYEAARAAGELALKAALPELIKLTADRDREVQLAAVAALGQVGGQRARQVLERCLRSTDEALNLAAEDALAELALGRQPLDLMVVDGDADLDDEQQEPDDEDDGDD
- the rasP gene encoding Regulator of sigma-W protease RasP; this encodes MLLTTVAFVFVFGLVMLVHELGHLITARRAGITVLEFGFGYPPRLLSLGVHNGVEYTINAIPFGAFVRMLGEEDPTAPGSFASKGAVARIGTLAAGSLMNLLLAVVAFVGVSLAGEQVAVGRVIVTGVANASPGAVAGMQTNDIIVSIGGQPVRSTVELVELTRQYLGTEVELGLERDGQSFTVRLVPRVQPPAGEGAIGIGIAMAEGWQVETIHHPVLESVWLGLKETWTVLAMTAGAFVQLLRGAVSPSELTGPVGLFQMSGVVARSGWVNLLRFVGFISVNLFLLNLLPIPALDGGRIAFILLEKLRGGKRLAPQKEGLVHLIGLLVLIGLMLLVSYYDVLRIFHGQNPLP
- the moaA_2 gene encoding Cyclic pyranopterin monophosphate synthase, with amino-acid sequence MAHYDAHSRAINYLRVSVTDRCNLRCEYCMPPEGIPWIPHDTVLRFEEIALIVRAAAELGISRVRLTGGEPLVRLGVCSLVRMLAEIPGVQDLSMTSNGTLLARYAGELAAAGLDRVNISLDTLQPERFAAMTRGGRVEDVLAGIEAAHQAGLEPVKVNSVVIRGENDDDIVDLARKTLLSGWHVRYIEWMPVGETAPEDEAWRHKVVTAEEMKQRISAELGPLTADGSIFGGGPARYYRLPGAEGTIGFITPVSEHFCYHCNRLRLTADGQLRPCLLSDSEVDLRTPLREGADLEQIKSLILQAIDIKPLQHHLSEHGWPENRVMSQIGG